A genomic region of Gossypium hirsutum isolate 1008001.06 chromosome D01, Gossypium_hirsutum_v2.1, whole genome shotgun sequence contains the following coding sequences:
- the LOC107922083 gene encoding glucan endo-1,3-beta-glucosidase 12 gives MALHLFHLLLFLLLSPLSYVSSVGINYGTLGNNLPSPKKVAQLLQSTLIDKVKIYDTNPDILEAFSNTGIDLIVAVENYHVANISKDAAAADDWFATRVQPFIPATSIVAVCVGNEYLTSDDNLDPDALVQAMQNLHAVLLKRGLDRKIKVTTPHSMAVLASSFPPSASTFATKLIPTMSSIVGFLADTGAPFMVNAYPYFAYRDNPSTVDLEYALLGNSTGVHDPKGYIYHNMLDAQIDAVRSAIDAIGFGNLSMKITVSESGWPSKGDSEDTAATPNNAKTYNTRLIERAQSNKGTPMKPKDNIEIFVFALFNENKKPGGASERNFGIFNGDGSKVYEVDLSCEFCSNGGAFEKMSTSGQVRGPSVWCVAKPHADEKVLQTVLDFCCGPGGVDCREVYESGKCFEPDKLHAHASYAMNAYYQMHGRNYWNCDFKGTGLVTFSDPSYGTCRYRQQ, from the exons ATGGCTCTTCATCTCTTCCACCTCCTCCTCTTCCTCCTTCTCAGCCCATTATCTTATGTCTCTAGCGTTGGCATTAACTATGGCACTCTAGGAAACAACCTGCCTTCTCCAAAGAAAGTTGCTCAGCTCCTCCAATCTACGCTCATTGATAAAGTTAAAATCTATGACACCAACCCTGATATCCTTGAAGCCTTTTCCAACACCGGAATTGACCTTATTGTTGCCGTTGAAAACTACCACGTCGCCAACATTAGCAAGGACGCAGCCGCAGCCGACGACTGGTTTGCCACTCGTGTGCAGCCCTTCATCCCCGCCACTTCCATCGTAGCCGTTTGTGTAGGCAACGAATATTTGACCTCCGATGATAATTTGGACCCTGATGCACTGGTCCAAGCCATGCAAAACTTACATGCTGTGTTATTAAAGCGTGGTCTTGACCGTAAGATCAAGGTCACTACCCCGCATAGCATGGCTGTTCTTGCTTCCTCGTTTCCACCCTCGGCTTCAACCTTTGCCACAAAGCTTATTCCCACCATGAGCTCTATTGTTGGGTTTTTGGCTGATACTGGTGCACCTTTCATGGTCAATGCCTACCCTTATTTTGCATACAGGGATAACCCCAGCACAGTTGATTTAGAGTATGCATTGCTAGGGAACTCGACAGGGGTCCATGACCCTAAGGGTTACATCTACCATAACATGCTGGACGCCCAGATTGATGCTGTTAGGTCAGCTATCGATGCCATTGGCTTTGGGAATCTATCAATGAAGATCACAGTGTCGGAATCTGGATGGCCCTCAAAAGGAGATTCAGAAGACACCGCAGCTACACCCAACAATGCAAAGACCTACAATACCAGGTTGATTGAGCGTGCACAGTCTAATAAAGGGACACCCATGAAACCTAAGGATAACATAGAGATATTTGTGTTTGCTTTGTTTAACGAGAACAAAAAGCCAGGGGGTGCGAGTGAGagaaattttgggatttttaatGGGGACGGGTCTAAGGTATACGAAGTGGACTTGAGCTGCGAGTTCTGCAGCAATGGAGGTGCATTCGAGAAGATGTCGACAAGCGGCCAAGTAAGGGGTCCGTCAGTATGGTGCGTGGCTAAACCACATGCAGATGAGAAAGTACTTCAAACTGTGCTGGATTTTTGCTGCGGCCCTGGTGGAGTTGACTGTAGGGAAGTTTATGAAAGCGGTAAATGTTTTGAGCCCGACAAGCTTCACGCTCATGCATCATATGCCATGAATGCTTACTACCAGATGCACGGCAGGAATTATTGGAACTGCGATTTCAAGGGTACTGGCCTAGTCACCTTCAGTGATCCAA GTTATGGGACATGCCGGTATCGACAACAGTGA
- the LOC107922047 gene encoding probable protein phosphatase 2C 27: MAARMDFSPPFAIIEGGYTNDNVPDMDNEKLDNEKQVTLGKPPRHLSIMQHCVSSGRLIAEANLELDVGIVVLKSSSDEKTEFLPVLRSGSCAEIGPKQYMEDEHICIDDLIGHLETTTKVPSLGAFYGVFDGHGGTDAAIFIRENILKFIVEDSHFPICVEKAIKSAFLKADYAFADASSLDISSGTTALTALIFGRTLIIANAGDCRAVLGRRGRAIEMSKDHKPNCTSERLRIEKLGGVIYDGYLNGQLSVARALGDWHMKGPKGSACPLSAEPELQVTDLSDEDEFLVMGCDGLWDVMSSQCAVTMARKELMLHNDPERCSRELVREALKRNTCDNLTVIVVCFSAEPPPRIEIPQSRVRRSISSEGLNLLKGVLDC; encoded by the exons ATGGCTGCCCGTATGGATTTTTCACCTCCATTTGCAATCATAGAAGGTGGTTACACTAACGATAATGTACCAGACATGGATAATGAAAAATTGGATAATGAAAAACAAGTCACTCTCGGGAAACCTCCGCGCCACCTCTCCATTATGCAACATTGTGTGAGTTCAGGGAGGCTGATTGCTGAGGCTAATTTG GAATTGGATGTTGGTATTGTAGTCCTCAAGTCATCTTCTGATGAAAAGACTGAGTTTTTGCCGGTCTTGCGATCAGGAAGCTGTGCTGAGATAGGACCCAAACAGTATATGGAAGATGAACACATTTGCATAGATGATCTTATTGGACATCTCGAGACAACTACAAAGGTCCCTTCTCTGGGAGCTTTCTATGGG GTTTTTGACGGTCACGGAGGAACAGATGCAGCCATATTTATTAGGGAGAATATCCTTAAATTTATAGTTGAAGACTCTCATTTTCCAATTTGTGTGGAGAAGGCAATCAAGAGTGCTTTTCTGAAAGCTGATTATGCATTTGCAGATGCTAGTTCTCTTGATATATCATCTGGCACCACTGCATTAACTGCACTTATTTTCGGAAG GACCTTGATAATTGCTAATGCTGGAGATTGTCGAGCTGTGCTGGGAAGGCGAGGTAGAGCAATTGAAATGTCCAAGGACCACAAACCTAATTGCACATCTGAAAGACTAAGAATTGAGAAACTTGGTGGAGTTATTTATGATGGCTACCTGAATGGGCAATTATCTGTGGCACGCGCACTTGGAGACTGGCACATGAAGGGGCCGAAAGGATCTGCCTGTCCTTTAAGCGCCGAGCCAGAGCTGCAGGTGACAGACCTTAGTGATGAGGATGAATTCTTGGTAATGGGCTGTGATGGGTTGTGGGATGTTATGAGCAGCCAGTGTGCCGTGACTATGGCGAGGAAAGAGCTGATGCTTCATAATGATCCTGAAAGATGCTCAAGAGAACTTGTCAGGGAAGCATTGAAGCGCAACACCTGTGATAATTTAACAGTCATAGTGGTTTGTTTCTCTGCTGAGCCTCCCCCTCGAATAGAAATACCACAATCCCGTGTTCGGAGGAGCATATCATCAGAAGGGCTAAATTTACTAAAGGGTGTGCTGGACTGTTAA
- the LOC107922048 gene encoding protein canopy-1 → MAAPMLWLLSIFSIFSIAACIDDKCAACNAVAAELEIQLSKEKPRNHLDMRHRLDSKGQRQGKVIDYRMSELRAVELLDGLCEKMQDYTLEKLDSSRREWIKVHNWDILTIDKQEAKAYSKDISSYCGRLLEETEDELTELIKKGSVKQGDVSKVLCEDLSEHCSGSSDRDSDNDEL, encoded by the exons ATGGCAGCTCCCATGTTGTGGCTCCTTTCCATCTTCTCCATTTTTTCCATCGCCGCTTGCATCGATGACAAGTGTGCCGCTTGCAATGCCGTCGCG GCAGAGCTAGAGATTCAACTATCGAAG GAAAAACCCAGGAACCATTTGGATATGAGACATCGTTTGGACTCGAAAGGTCAACGCCAAGGAAAGGTTATTGATTACag GATGAGTGAGCTTAGAGCTGTTGAGCTATTGGATGGACTTTGTGAAAAGATGCAAGATTACACTCTTGAAAAG TTAGATTCATCTCGACGTGAGTGGATCAAAGTGCATAATTGGGACATCCTCACTATTG ATAAGCAAGAAGCTAAGGCATACTCAAAAGATATATCCTCTTATTGTGGACG GTTACTGGAGGAAACTGAAGATGAG TTAACAGAATTGATAAAGAAAGGATCCGTTAAGCAAGGAGATGTAAGCAAAGTTCTATGTGAGGACTTGAGTGAGCACTGCAGCGGGTCAAG TGATAGAGACTCCGATAATGATGAACTATAA
- the LOC107922217 gene encoding F-box/kelch-repeat protein At5g42350, whose amino-acid sequence MFSESVSEEALRQDFETLTVSKRLVRSVSQKLRKKNHRGEGGEEDKVRGVSLKCLTLYGRGGGCKVGADTGEELGDPSYRRRSSASEEGKVYKSICGIEDNNFDCFSYGVREKFWKKNNRKDLDLEESVRNSRMHIFLPDDILEMCLVRLPLTSLMNARLVCKKWRHLTTTPRFLQMRREGSCQKPWLFLFGAVKDGYCSGEIHALDVSQDQWHRICADILRGRFMFSVASMQDDIYIVGGCSSLTNFGRVDRSSFKTHKGVLVFSPLTKSWRKASSMKFARSMPILGISEVCSDFSVIQSHQNRHDRQFPRSRVGGVSDVYEDPHRLSLRRQYRNAFDENGPSLLPNRRSYKFIRQRSEQANMKGCKRFVLIAVGGLGSWDEPLNSGEIYDSLSNKWSEIQKLPIDFGVVCAGVVCNGMFYVCSENDKLAGYDIERGFWIGIQTSAFPPHVHEYYPKLVSCNGSLFLLSVSWCEGDGQIGRRNKAVRKLWELDLMYLTWTEVSVHPDAPMDWNPVFVADRNLIFGVEMFKIFGQVLDFFTVCDVSDVEMNWSHISRNHMAHELDASSCMTKTMAVLHL is encoded by the coding sequence ATGTTTTCTGAGAGTGTGAGTGAGGAAGCGCTTCGCCAGGATTTTGAGACGCTGACTGTGTCTAAACGACTTGTGAGGAGTGTTAGCCAGAAGTTGAGGAAAAAAAATCATAGAGGTGAAGGGGGTGAAGAGGATAAGGTGAGAGGGGTTTCCTTGAAATGTCTTACTCTATATGGTAGAGGTGGTGGTTGCAAAGTGGGTGCTGACACAGGTGAGGAACTTGGTGATCCAAGTTATAGGAGAAGGTCAAGTGCCAGTGAAGAAGGAAAGGTGTACAAGTCAATTTGTGGTATAGAGGACAATAATTTCGATTGCTTCTCATATGGTGTGAGGGAGAAGTTTTGGAAGAAAAACAATAGAAAGGATTTAGATCTTGAGGAGTCAGTACGAAACAGCAGGATGCATATCTTTCTGCCTGATGACATTCTAGAGATGTGCTTGGTGAGACTACCATTAACCAGTCTTATGAATGCCCGGCTTGTGTGCAAGAAATGGAGACACTTGACCACAACTCCTCGGTTTTTACAGATGAGACGAGAAGGTTCATGTCAAAAACCATGGTTGTTTCTCTTTGGTGCTGTTAAGGATGGCTATTGCTCTGGGGAGATACATGCACTGGACGTGTCTCAAGATCAATGGCACAGGATCTGTGCTGATATACTCAGAGGTAGGTTCATGTTCTCAGTTGCCAGTATGCAGGATGATATTTATATTGTTGGAGGTTGTTCAAGCTTAACCAACTTTGGGAGGGTAGATAGGAGCTCATTCAAGACACACAAAGGTGTGTTAGTCTTTAGCCCTCTCACCAAATCATGGCGTAAAGCTTCATCTATGAAGTTTGCTAGATCAATGCCTATTTTAGGAATATCCGAGGTCTGTTCAGATTTTTCGGTCATTCAAAGCCATCAGAATCGACATGATAGGCAGTTTCCCAGATCCCGAGTTGGTGGGGTGTCAGATGTTTACGAGGATCCTCACAGGCTTTCACTCAGACGTCAGTACAGAAATGCTTTTGATGAAAATGGGCCTTCATTATTACCAAATAGAAGATCATACAAGTTTATTAGACAAAGAAGTGAACAAGCAAATATGAAGGGTTGTAAAAGGTTCGTGTTGATTGCTGTTGGAGGTCTTGGATCTTGGGATGAGCCACTGAATTCTGGTGAAATCTATGATTCTTTATCAAATAAATGGAGTGAAATCCAGAAGCTGCCTATAGACTTTGGGGTCGTTTGTGCTGGTGTTGTTTGTAATgggatgttttatgtttgctctGAGAATGACAAGTTAGCGGGCTATGACATAGAAAGAGGTTTCTGGATTGGAATCCAAACCTCTGCATTTCCTCCCCACGTTCATGAGTACTATCCAAAACTTGTTTCTTGTAATGGTTCCTTGTTTCTGCTGTCTGTCTCTTGGTGCGAGGGAGATGGGCAAATTGGTCGGAGAAACAAGGCCGTGAGAAAATTGTGGGAGCTAGATCTGATGTATCTTACATGGACCGAGGTCTCAGTACACCCTGATGCTCCAATGGACTGGAACCCTGTTTTTGTTGCTGACAGGAACTTAATATTTGGTGttgaaatgtttaaaatatttggTCAGGTTTTGGATTTCTTCACAGTGTGTGATGTGTCTGATGTGGAGATGAATTGGAGCCATATTTCTAGGAATCACATGGCTCATGAATTAGATGCTTCTTCTTGCATGACTAAGACAATGGCGGTGCTACATCTATAA
- the LOC107922124 gene encoding U-box domain-containing protein 44, producing the protein MAGSWDGSYDPGSQSDDSHHFERLHIEPLYDAFVCPLTKQVMRDPVTLENGQTFEREAIEKWFKECRESGRRLVCPLTQKELKSADLNPSIALRNTIEEWTTRNEAAQLDMARRSLNMNSSEDDVLLSLRFIQRICLKNRSNKHAVRNADLIPMIVDMLKSSSRKVRCKALETLLAVVEEDEDNKAILAEGDTVRTIVKFLSHEQSKEREEAVSLLYELSKSEALCEKIGSINGAILILVGMTSSKSENISTVEKADKTLENLEKCENNVRQMAENGRLQPLLTQILEGPPETKHSMAAYLGDLVLNNDVKVHVAKTVGESLINIMKSGNMQSREAALKALNQISSFDASSKVLIEAGILPPLVRDLFTVGANQLPMRLKEVSATILSNVVNSGYDVDSIPIGLDHQTLVSEDNVHNLLHLISNTGPPIECKLLQVLVGLTNSPTTVLNVVAAIKSSGATISLVQFIEVPQKDLRMASIKLLQNLSPHMGQELADALRGTVGQLSSLIRVISENTGISEEQAAAAGLLAELPERDVGLTRQMLDEGAFQLIISRVVKIKQGDIRGTRFVTPFLEGLVRVLARVTFVLSDEPVAVALCREHGLAALFVDLLQTNGIDNVQMVSAAALENLSLESKNLTRLPEMPPPGFCATIFPCFSKQAVITGLCRVHRGTCSLKESFCLLEGQAVHKLVALLDHTNAKVVEAALAALSTLLDDGVDIEQGVSVLCEAEGIKPILDVLLKKQTENLRRRAVWVVERLLRNDDIAYEVSGDQNVSTALVDAFHHADYRTRQIAERALKHVDKIPNFSGIFPNMG; encoded by the exons ATGGCTGGGAGCTGGGACGGAAGTTACGACCCTGGCAGTCAGTCAGATGATAGCCATCATTTTGAGAGACTGCACATAGAGCCCCTTTATGATGCATTTGTTTGCCCTTTGACTAAGCAAGTTATGCGTGACCCTGTGACGTTAGAAAATGGCCAAACATTTGAACGTGAAGCAATTGAAAAATGGTTCAAGGAATGCAGGGAAAGTGGAAGGAGGCTGGTTTGCCCATTGACCCAAAAAGAACTGAAAAGTGCGGATCTAAACCCGAGTATCGCTTTGCGGAACACCATTGAAGAGTGGACTACTAGGAATGAAGCAGCCCAGCTTGATATGGCTCGTAGATCATTAAATATGAACAGTTCAGAAGATGATGTTCTGCTGTCTCTGAGGTTTATCCAACGTATCTGCCTAAAGAACCGATCAAATAAGCATGCTGTACGCAATGCTGATCTGATACCTATGATTGTTGACATGTTAAAGAGCAGCAGCCGTAAAGTTCGGTGCAAAGCATTGGAGACACTCCTTGCAGTGGTCGAGGAAGATGAAGATAATAAG GCAATATTGGCTGAGGGGGACACTGTGCGCACAATAGTTAAATTCTTGTCCCATGAACAGTCCAAGGAGAGGGAGGAGGCTGTCTCTTTGCTGTATGAACTTTCAAAATCTGAAGCCTTGTGTGAGAAGATTGGTTCTATTAATGGAGCAATTCTTATATTAGTTGGAATGACCAGCAGTAAATCTGAGAACATTTCAACTGTTGAGAAAGCTGATAAAACTCTAGAAAATCTGGAGAAGTGTGAGAACAATGTCCGACAGATGGCTGAAAATGGTAGACTGCAGCCTCTTTTGACCCAGATTCTTGAAG GTCCACCTGAAACAAAGCATTCCATGGCTGCATATCTTGGTGACTTGGTTCTGAATAATGATGTGAAGGTACACGTTGCAAAAACTGTAGGTGAATCTCTAATCAATATCATGAAAAGTGGTAACATGCAATCAAGAGAAGCTGCTCTGAAGGCACTTAACCAGATTTCATCTTTTGATGCAAGCTCGAAGGTGTTGATTGAGGCAGGAATACTTCCTCCTCTTGTCAGAGACCTCTTCACTGTTGGTGCAAATCAGCTTCCCATGCGACTTAAAGAAGTCTCTGCCACAATTCTGTCCAATGTTGTAAACTCAGGATATGATGTTGACTCCATTCCTATTGGGCTGGACCATCAGACTCTTGTTTCTGAAGACAATGTCCATAACTTACTTCATCTAATCAGCAACACTGGTCCACCAATCGAGTGCAAGCTTCTTCAAGTTCTAGTTGGACTCACCAATTCTCCGACAACAGTTCTGAATGTTGTTGCTGCAATTAAAAGCTCTGGAGCTACTATCAGTTTGGTTCAGTTTATAGAGGTTCCACAGAAGGATTTGCGGATGGCATCCATAAAACTTCTCCAGAATCTCTCTCCTCACATGGGTCAGGAATTAGCAGATGCACTACGTGGAACAGTTGGTCAGCTCAGCAGCCTAATTAGAGTCATATCAGAAAATACAGGAATTTCTGAAGAACAGGCAGCAGCTGCTGGCCTCTTAGCTGAACTCCCAGAGAGGGATGTGGGCCTCACAAGGCAAATGCTAGATGAAGGTGCTTTTCAGTTGATCATCTCTAGAGTTGTTAAAATCAAGCAAGGAGATATTAGGGGCACTCGCTTCGTAACACCATTCCTTGAAGGACTTGTTCGGGTGCTTGCAAGGGTTACATTTGTCTTATCAGATGAGCCTGTTGCTGTTGCTCTTTGCCGTGAGCATGGTCTTGCAGCGTTATTCGTTGATTTGCTTCAGACCAATGGTATTGACAATGTCCAGATGGTCTCTGCCGCAGCTCTGGAGAACTTATCTCTAGAATCCAAAAATTTGACAAGATTGCCGGAGATGCCACCACCAGGATTTTGTGCTACTATATTTCCATGTTTCAGCAAACAGGCCGTTATAACAGGATTGTGTCGCGTCCACCGGGGAACATGTTCACTTAAAGAGAGCTTTTGTCTTTTGGAAGGACAGGCTGTACATAAGTTGGTTGCTCTCTTGGATCACACCAACGCAAAGGTGGTTGAAGCAGCACTTGCTGCACTTTCCACCTTGTTGGATGATGGTGTTGATATTGAGCAAGGTGTGTCCGTTTTGTGCGAGGCAGAGGGAATTAAGCCCATACTTGACGTGTTACTCAAGAAACAAACAGAGAATTTGAGGAGAAGAGCCGTTTGGGTTGTAGAGAGACTTTTAAGGAATGATGATATAGCCTATGAAGTTTCTGGAGATCAAAATGTGAGCACTGCACTTGTTGATGCCTTCCACCATGCGGACTACAGAACCCGGCAGATTGCGGAGCGCGCCCTGAAGCACGTTGACAAGATCCCAAACTTCTCTGGAATTTTTCCAAACATGGGATAA